Proteins encoded by one window of Salvia splendens isolate huo1 chromosome 7, SspV2, whole genome shotgun sequence:
- the LOC121741846 gene encoding glutamine synthetase, chloroplastic-like: MKNQLAPKMPQLSNSQPLSLLLILFLHQRPFTLGTPTFALGAEAGYETTSKVIAEYVWIGGSGMDLRSKARTLSGPVSDPAKLPKWNYDGSSTGQAPGEDNEVILYPLAIFKDPFRRGNNILVMCDAYTPASEPIPTNNGYRTAQQISTPISSFDSLSENIFIISSTIIISTTNLITQLQAYNQKFTNCCNHQLQLPTPHPTQDHQQPQKSCSCNHVCEQSITIHPSNPLHKDLQFNNTDTNTT; the protein is encoded by the coding sequence ATGAAGAATCAATTGGCTCCAAAGATGCCACAACTCAGCAACTCTCAGCCACTTTCACTGTTGCTGATATTATTCCTTCATCAAAGACCATTCACCCTTGGTACTCCCACCTTTGCTTTGGGTGCAGAGGCAGGTTATGAAACCACTTCTAAGGTCATTGCTGAATATGTTTGGATTGGCGGCTCTGGTATGGATCTTCGGAGTAAAGCAAGGACTCTTTCTGGACCAGTAAGTGATCCTGCAAAGCTGCCGAAGTGGAATTACGATGGGTCTAGCACAGGACAGGCTCCTGGAGAAGACAATGAAGTTATCCTCTACCCTCTAGCAATTTTCAAAGATCCGTTTAGGAGGGGGAACAACATTCTGGTCATGTGCGATGCTTACACACCAGCAAGTGAACCAATCCCGACGAACAACGGATACAGGACAGCACAACAAATTTCCACTCCAATTTCAAGCTTTGATTCATTGAGTGAaaacatcttcatcatctcaTCAACAATCATCATCTCAACAACAAATTTGATTACGCAACTCCAAGCATATAACCAAAAATTCACCAATTGTTGCAATCACCAATTGCAACTTCCAACCCCCCACCCAACGCAAGACCATCAACAGCCACAAAAGTCTTGCAGTTGCAACCATGTTTGTGAACAAAGCATCACTATCCATCCATCAAATCCACTCCACAAGGATCTGCAATTCAACAACACAGACACCAACACCACATAG
- the LOC121810582 gene encoding probable protein phosphatase 2C 68 gives MFESYEQVCGGEDDSLLWSKDLEKLSHGEFLVCCCPDNAVLEDKSQVETGRHATFVGVYDGHGGPEASRYISDHFFDDLIRLARENGAMSEDVLRSAFSEIENGFLTLVRRAYAITPVLAPIGSCCLVGVIWKRMLYVANLCDSRAVMGCLNRSYKIVAEQLTRDHNACMEAVMKELTNLHPEDSHIVVMKLGVWRIMGVIRVSRSTGDAYLKRPEFALDPSFPRFPLPQPLQRLKILRERMGEQLDEFNNIMDAHENIDASLEDKDKTTILLN, from the exons ATGTTTGAGTCCTATGAGCAAGTCTGCGGAGGGGAGGACGACTCGCTTCTCTGGTCCAAAGATCTCGAGAAGCTTTCACACGGTGAGTTTCTCGTTTGCTGTTGTCCAGACAATGCTGTCCTTGAGGATAAGAGCCAAGTTGAGACTGGCAGGCATGCCACTTTTGTCGGTGTCTATGATGGCCATGGTGGCCCTGAGGCCTCAAGATACATATCCGACCACTTCTTCGACGATCTGATTA GACTTGCTCGGGAAAATGGAGCGATGTCGGAGGATGTACTCAGAAGTGCATTTTCTGAAATAGAAAATGGGTTTCTCACACTCGTTAGAAGAGCTTATGCAATAACACCAGTGCTTGCACCAATTGGTTCGTGTTGCCTGGTTGGagttatatggaagagaatGCTATATGTTGCTAATTTGTGTGATTCTAGAGCTGTAATGGGATGTTTGAACCGGTCGTATAAAATTGTGGCCGAGCAGCTAACTCGAGACCATAATGCCTGCATGGAAGCGGTCATGAAAGAGTTGACAAATCTGCACCCTGAAGATTCACATATCGTTGTGATGAAGCTAGGGGTTTGGCGTATTATGGGAGTCATACGG GTATCCAGATCCACTGGCGATGCTTACCTCAAGAGGCCAGAATTTGCCCTCGATCCATCTTTCCCACGGTTCCCCCTTCCCCAGCCTCTCCAGAGACTTAAAATCTTGAGA GAACGAATGGGTGAGCAACTGGATGAATTCAACAACATCATGGATGCTCATGAGAATATCGATGCCAGTTTGGAAGACAAGGATAAAACAACCATACTCTTGAATTGA
- the LOC121741025 gene encoding uncharacterized protein LOC121741025, translated as MENVDPNVTRVQHVAKASSDKLLSKFAEAGSDSNPKNLRLAKRVKRNQESAANNNSVSSLAEKKSLLPQRKKAALMRGLGISRAKIKAREIKNKSIVTIIEKTWRRTVEGASRVLMEKHYNSHKRLINESY; from the exons ATGGAGAATGTAGATCCTAATGTTACCAGAGTTCAGCACGTGGCGAAAGCATCCTCGGATAAGCTCCTGAGCAAATTCGCCGAGGCGGGCTCCGATTCCAACCCAAAAAATCTGAGATTGGCAAAGAGAGTGAAGAGAAATCAAGAATCTGCTGCTAATAACAATTCTGTTTCTTCCTTAGCGGAGAAGAAATCGCTCCTTCCGCAGCGTAAAAAGGCAGCGCTGATGCGGGGGCTGGGGATTAGCAGAGCCAAGATCAAAGCCAGAGAAATCAAGAACAAATCAATAGTCACCATTATTGAGAAG ACTTGGCGTAGGACTGTGGAAGGGGCTTCCAGAGTGTTGATGGAGAAGCATTACAACAGCCATAAACGCCTAATAAATGAATCCTATTAG